In one Lycium barbarum isolate Lr01 chromosome 7, ASM1917538v2, whole genome shotgun sequence genomic region, the following are encoded:
- the LOC132601444 gene encoding uncharacterized protein LOC132601444: MTYYVTRSSGYFEEFRSGQPQQQQQSSRHSSQPAQSTPPQFSGRRFDSPGYLGAGQSSGVSGSRVDRSSGQTRPPRPQCSYCGRYHPGECYRATGACYSCGRQGHTVRECPYKGNLGGAAQPTGSVAGSSSPSIAMRPAGQGTSTSAGRGRGSGGAPSSSGPSNRIYALTSRQDPEALPNADTDFGRNGN; encoded by the exons atgacatactaTGTTACAAG atcatctgggtattttgAGGAATTTCGGagtgggcagcctcagcagcagcagcagtctagcaggcattcttcccagccagcacagagcacacctccgcagttctcaggcaggagatttgatagcccagggtatttaggagcaggccagagctccggggtttcaggttcgcgggtagacaggagttccggtcagacgaggccacccaggcctcagtgttcttattgtgggagataccaccctggagagtgctaccgtgctacaggtgcttgttattcttgtggccgtcagggccatactgtgagagagtgtccgtataagggtaatttgggaggtgcagcgcagcctaccggatcagtcgctGGGTCATCGTCTCCTTCGATAGCCATGCGGCCTGCGGGGCAGGGTACGTCGAcatcagcaggccgcggcagaggtaGTGGCGGGGCTCCCAGTtcaagcggtccttcgaaccgcatctatgccttgactagtcgacaggacccggaggcgctACCAAACGCGGATACAG attttgggcgaaacgggaattga